In Aminobacterium sp. MB27-C1, a single genomic region encodes these proteins:
- a CDS encoding aspartate-semialdehyde dehydrogenase, producing MRIAVVGATGEVGRMMIKVLEEHKVQPDELRLFASARTAGMSLLFGGKSYTVEELTHDVLREGFDYVLFSAGSDVAKEYAPTAAEAGSVVIDNSSAFRRDATIPLIVPEINGDILEGYRGIVANPNCSTIQMVLGLYEIHRRFGIKSIVVSTYQSVSGAGKKGMNELQSQIEGHIHPQKFVRQIHLNVIPHIGTILDNGFSDEEMKMVHETHKILRDDSISIWPTTVRVPVLYGHSEAIWIETRDAASLEDLRGAIESSEDVVLTDSVISPLEGAGTDFVYVSRLRAFDDRRFLMWNVADNIRVGAATNAVRILKKHRALNARNI from the coding sequence ATGAGAATTGCAGTGGTAGGAGCTACAGGAGAAGTGGGACGTATGATGATAAAGGTGCTTGAAGAACATAAAGTTCAGCCAGATGAACTTCGCCTTTTTGCTTCTGCGCGAACAGCAGGAATGTCGCTTCTTTTTGGCGGAAAGTCCTATACTGTTGAAGAACTTACTCATGACGTTCTTCGAGAAGGTTTTGATTACGTTCTTTTTTCCGCTGGTTCCGATGTTGCTAAAGAGTATGCTCCCACTGCGGCAGAAGCGGGATCTGTTGTCATTGATAATTCCTCTGCTTTTAGAAGAGACGCTACTATTCCTCTTATCGTTCCCGAGATCAACGGAGATATTCTTGAAGGATACAGAGGGATTGTTGCCAATCCTAACTGTTCAACTATTCAAATGGTTCTTGGGCTCTATGAAATTCATCGCCGTTTTGGAATAAAATCTATAGTAGTGAGTACGTATCAATCTGTTTCTGGAGCTGGGAAAAAGGGAATGAACGAACTTCAGAGTCAGATCGAAGGACATATACACCCTCAAAAATTTGTTCGTCAAATTCATCTTAACGTTATTCCCCACATTGGAACTATTTTAGACAACGGTTTTTCTGATGAAGAAATGAAAATGGTTCATGAAACCCATAAGATATTACGGGATGACTCTATTAGTATATGGCCTACTACTGTTCGTGTTCCTGTCTTATATGGTCATTCAGAGGCTATATGGATAGAAACTCGCGATGCAGCTTCCCTTGAGGATTTGCGTGGAGCTATTGAATCAAGTGAAGATGTGGTTTTAACAGATAGCGTAATTTCCCCCCTTGAGGGTGCAGGAACCGATTTTGTGTACGTTTCTCGTCTTCGCGCCTTTGACGATAGACGTTTCTTAATGTGGAATGTCGCGGATAACATTCGTGTTGGAGCGGCTACGAATGCCGTTCGGATATTAAAAAAACATCGGGCACTCAATGCCCGCAACATTTAA
- the panC gene encoding pantoate--beta-alanine ligase, which translates to MEVITRIDTMREKLISSRQVGQKIGLVPTMGFLHDGHLSLIRKAAQENDIVVVSVFVNPTQFGPQEDYEEYPRNVERDALLAEEAGATFIFHPSVEEMYPENYETYVEVTDLTKVLCGRSRPGHFRGVTTVVTKLFNIIQPDRAYFGQKDAQQAIVIQKMVRDLNQNVKICVCPIVREKDGIAMSSRNTYLTNEERMQAAVLHKSLEMAQKMIDEGERDAKTITKAIEKQICTMEKAYIDYVALVSLHNLQPLTVLSGDILIALAVKFGATRLIDNVIITV; encoded by the coding sequence ATGGAAGTAATTACCAGAATAGACACAATGCGTGAAAAGTTAATTAGCAGCAGACAGGTTGGTCAGAAAATAGGGCTGGTACCCACAATGGGTTTCTTACATGATGGACATCTTTCTCTTATTCGTAAGGCAGCTCAAGAAAATGACATTGTTGTTGTTAGTGTCTTTGTCAATCCTACGCAATTTGGCCCTCAAGAGGATTATGAAGAATACCCACGGAATGTTGAAAGGGACGCTCTTTTAGCTGAAGAGGCAGGTGCTACTTTTATTTTCCATCCATCAGTTGAAGAAATGTATCCGGAGAATTATGAGACATATGTTGAAGTTACAGATTTGACCAAGGTTTTATGTGGTCGTTCTCGGCCAGGGCATTTTCGTGGGGTTACAACAGTCGTAACAAAACTTTTTAATATTATTCAGCCGGATCGGGCGTACTTTGGTCAAAAAGATGCTCAACAGGCTATTGTGATTCAAAAAATGGTAAGAGATCTCAACCAAAACGTAAAAATTTGCGTATGTCCTATTGTCAGGGAAAAAGATGGCATCGCGATGAGTTCTCGTAATACCTATCTTACAAATGAGGAACGGATGCAGGCGGCTGTTCTTCATAAATCTCTCGAAATGGCCCAAAAAATGATCGATGAAGGGGAGCGTGACGCTAAAACGATAACAAAAGCGATAGAAAAACAGATTTGCACTATGGAAAAAGCTTACATAGATTATGTAGCTCTTGTAAGCTTGCATAACTTACAGCCTCTTACAGTGCTTTCTGGAGACATACTCATTGCTTTGGCCGTTAAATTTGGTGCAACACGTCTTATTGATAATGTAATCATTACCGTATAG
- a CDS encoding YitT family protein encodes MFTLLLSETKQWIRREWGTLLYMTIGTIIMSFAIIALTVPYKFASTGLTGIALISHYAWGISPAWILAFGNIILLLWGWRVLSPRFVFLTLYVSSLMTISIMFFELFTYPVLHNIFLAAILGGVLGGLGMGLVFRGGGSTGGTDVIVMAARKKYGIDVGMYSFYINIAILLTSWFVVDLEQLLMGGVLLYIESLTIDNVLKSFDRRKQLMIITNHTDDVKQFIIDDLDRSATIIDAKGAYSGEYKNMLMVVLTRRQAMELKRYTVSIDPTAFIILSDVSEVVGCGFKHWKNI; translated from the coding sequence ATGTTCACTCTTTTGCTTTCTGAAACAAAACAATGGATTCGCCGTGAATGGGGAACGTTGCTCTATATGACTATAGGCACAATTATCATGAGTTTTGCTATCATTGCTCTTACTGTGCCTTATAAATTTGCTAGTACTGGCCTCACAGGAATAGCGCTTATAAGTCACTACGCCTGGGGAATTTCTCCAGCTTGGATTCTTGCCTTTGGTAATATTATTTTGCTTCTTTGGGGATGGAGAGTATTATCGCCACGTTTTGTGTTTCTTACACTCTACGTTTCTTCTCTGATGACAATTTCAATCATGTTTTTTGAGCTTTTTACATATCCGGTACTCCATAATATTTTTTTAGCGGCAATTCTAGGAGGAGTGCTAGGAGGCTTGGGAATGGGACTTGTTTTCAGAGGAGGAGGATCCACTGGAGGAACGGATGTCATTGTTATGGCGGCGAGAAAAAAATATGGTATAGATGTAGGAATGTACTCTTTTTACATCAATATAGCTATTCTTCTTACATCGTGGTTTGTTGTTGATTTAGAACAGCTTCTTATGGGAGGAGTTCTTCTCTATATTGAGAGCCTCACTATTGATAATGTTTTAAAATCATTTGATCGTAGAAAGCAATTGATGATTATTACGAATCACACTGACGATGTTAAACAATTCATTATTGATGATCTTGATCGTAGTGCCACAATAATTGATGCAAAAGGCGCCTATTCAGGAGAATATAAAAATATGCTGATGGTGGTTTTAACAAGAAGACAGGCTATGGAGCTTAAACGCTATACTGTTTCTATTGATCCAACGGCTTTTATCATTCTTTCCGATGTTTCGGAAGTTGTCGGCTGTGGTTTTAAACACTGGAAGAATATTTAG
- a CDS encoding M20 family metallopeptidase: MYNTISQLAEKYEDEIIKLRRHFHAHPELSWKEVETTQKIIEILKELGYSIIQVGFGDTESGVVAEIGGAENSTCIALRADIDCLPLKEETGLPFASINDYMHACGHDAHTAMLLGAAYILADMKNELKGRVRLIFQPAEEHGIKSGALAMIKEGALENVNAAVGLHIWAPIPAGKVAYRKGAIMASADGWYLRIKGKGGHGSSPELSVDPTIAASKIVTALHTIVSREIDPQETAVVSLGGLQTNSNSFNIIPDSVTMNGTVRTFNPEVQDHIEEAIHRIVEGECLASRCEGKLDYKRFLPATINDPDMISMAMDVAAELIGKENVEECRLVMGSEDFSYFGQHVPSAFFFLGAGNPEKGINFPHHHPKFQIDEDVLKTGSALLAGIACHYLSHQSNHTK, from the coding sequence ATGTACAATACCATCTCTCAACTCGCTGAAAAATATGAAGACGAAATTATTAAACTCCGCCGACATTTTCATGCTCATCCTGAATTATCCTGGAAAGAGGTAGAAACCACACAAAAAATTATCGAAATATTAAAAGAATTAGGGTATTCTATTATCCAAGTCGGCTTTGGCGACACAGAGTCTGGCGTTGTAGCTGAAATAGGCGGCGCAGAAAATTCAACGTGTATCGCTTTGAGAGCTGATATTGATTGCCTTCCCCTGAAAGAAGAAACAGGTCTTCCTTTTGCTTCGATAAATGATTACATGCATGCTTGTGGCCACGATGCTCACACAGCAATGCTCCTTGGTGCTGCATATATTTTAGCTGATATGAAGAATGAGCTCAAAGGACGCGTTCGACTTATATTCCAGCCTGCGGAAGAACATGGCATAAAGTCTGGAGCTTTAGCAATGATCAAAGAAGGAGCTTTAGAGAATGTAAATGCTGCCGTTGGTCTCCATATATGGGCCCCCATTCCAGCAGGAAAAGTTGCTTATCGAAAAGGAGCTATTATGGCTTCCGCTGACGGATGGTATCTCAGAATTAAAGGAAAGGGCGGACATGGTTCATCACCTGAACTTTCAGTCGATCCGACTATAGCCGCTTCAAAAATTGTCACTGCCCTTCATACTATTGTCAGTCGAGAAATAGATCCTCAGGAAACAGCAGTCGTAAGTCTCGGCGGACTCCAAACAAATTCAAACAGTTTCAATATCATTCCAGACTCAGTCACCATGAATGGAACAGTCAGAACATTTAATCCAGAAGTTCAGGATCACATTGAAGAAGCCATTCATCGAATTGTTGAAGGAGAGTGTCTCGCTTCCCGATGTGAAGGCAAACTTGATTATAAACGATTTTTACCCGCAACAATAAACGACCCCGATATGATTTCCATGGCAATGGATGTAGCAGCAGAATTAATAGGTAAGGAAAATGTAGAAGAGTGCCGCCTTGTTATGGGATCGGAAGATTTTAGCTATTTTGGTCAACATGTTCCATCGGCATTTTTCTTCCTCGGAGCCGGTAACCCTGAAAAAGGAATAAATTTTCCACATCATCACCCCAAGTTCCAAATAGATGAAGATGTTCTCAAGACAGGCTCTGCTCTTTTAGCTGGTATTGCTTGTCATTATTTGTCGCACCAGTCGAACCATACGAAGTAA
- a CDS encoding DUF721 domain-containing protein codes for MRLRRRNEASSIAALLGRSFSPAAKKNILLSHVAQRWEEVVGKTLAKKSQPFALEGTQLCIRAESPIAAQRLSMMGAIVAKKVRDGWDLPVCEVKVIVGNVRQKTIKTAQRKREYISPRTEDISKNLERVKDRIDDPDIALSLASLMATWSRRFGQKNKR; via the coding sequence GTGAGGTTACGGCGTCGTAACGAAGCGAGTTCTATTGCAGCTTTGCTTGGTAGGTCTTTTTCGCCTGCAGCAAAAAAAAATATTCTTCTCTCTCATGTCGCTCAACGCTGGGAAGAAGTTGTTGGTAAAACACTGGCAAAGAAAAGCCAACCTTTTGCTTTAGAAGGTACGCAGCTCTGCATACGTGCAGAAAGTCCCATAGCTGCACAGCGTCTTTCCATGATGGGAGCCATAGTAGCTAAAAAAGTGAGAGATGGATGGGATCTCCCTGTATGTGAGGTTAAAGTTATTGTTGGCAATGTTCGTCAAAAGACAATAAAAACGGCGCAACGAAAAAGAGAATATATATCTCCGAGAACTGAAGATATTTCAAAAAATTTAGAGCGAGTGAAAGATAGGATTGATGATCCGGATATTGCATTGTCTTTAGCGTCTTTAATGGCTACATGGAGTCGTCGTTTTGGACAAAAGAACAAAAGATGA
- the mnmG gene encoding tRNA uridine-5-carboxymethylaminomethyl(34) synthesis enzyme MnmG, translating to MVQNKYDVIVVGGGHAGCEASLAAARMGAKTLMLNLYLDNTALMPCNPSIGGPAKGHLVREGNALGGEQARAADRSTMLVRWLNTSKGPAVQALRAQCDLHDYRDHFIWAIQTTPNLEVHQDIVTDLWVENGRVRGVKTKYGFTYEAKAVVLTTGTYLKGQVHIGLLSYDSGPMGQMPATELSRSLIENGIELSRMRTDTTPRLHLDTIDTPSLVEQKSAEDPLCFDIWGEKKTYKGYSCYLTRTNRHLHDIIRENLERSPLWTGRMHGFGPRYCPSIEDKVIKFPDKDSHPVFLEPVSWKNKEVYVQNFSTSLPYDVQVAIVHALPGCERAQITRAGYAIEYDYVIPTQLYSSLETKKVKGLFCAGQINGTSGYEEAAAQGLMAGINATLSVRNEEPLILRRSDAYIGVLIDDLVTKGTNEPYRMLTSRCEYRLLLRFDNADRRLAPIGRKLGLIDDDRWNQIQKKWNVVDQEIERLSQIRITPSSEVNGWLNSIGSSPLEEGVRAKDLLCRPEVTYGGLQPFLPALDYTLTDEEAQSLTIEIKYAGYIERQKRQVLRLHKGEKIYIPDDFSYDEVPGLLAESRQKLEKIKPQNLAQASRISGVTPADIQLLSVYLETRRRRKKSEVTAS from the coding sequence ATGGTGCAAAATAAGTACGATGTTATAGTTGTAGGTGGTGGTCATGCCGGGTGTGAGGCTTCTTTAGCGGCAGCTCGCATGGGAGCAAAAACCCTCATGTTAAATCTATATCTTGATAACACAGCTCTCATGCCTTGTAATCCTTCCATTGGTGGTCCTGCAAAAGGTCATCTCGTTCGAGAAGGAAATGCTCTGGGAGGCGAACAGGCAAGAGCGGCGGATCGTTCAACTATGCTTGTTCGTTGGCTTAATACGTCAAAAGGTCCAGCTGTACAGGCTTTACGGGCTCAATGTGATCTTCATGATTATAGAGATCATTTTATATGGGCTATACAAACGACACCTAATCTTGAAGTACATCAGGATATCGTTACCGATTTGTGGGTTGAAAATGGCCGCGTACGTGGGGTTAAAACGAAATATGGTTTTACATATGAAGCAAAAGCTGTGGTTCTGACAACAGGAACATACTTAAAGGGACAAGTACACATTGGCCTTTTAAGTTATGATTCGGGCCCTATGGGGCAGATGCCTGCTACAGAGTTAAGTCGTTCACTTATTGAAAATGGAATAGAATTAAGCCGAATGAGAACAGACACAACGCCGCGTCTTCACCTTGATACTATAGATACACCTTCTCTTGTCGAACAAAAAAGTGCCGAAGATCCCCTATGTTTTGATATTTGGGGCGAAAAGAAAACATATAAGGGATATTCATGTTATTTAACGCGAACTAATAGGCATCTTCATGACATTATCAGAGAAAATCTTGAACGTTCTCCTCTTTGGACAGGGCGGATGCATGGTTTTGGACCAAGATATTGCCCTTCTATAGAAGATAAAGTCATTAAATTTCCAGATAAGGATAGTCATCCTGTTTTTTTGGAACCTGTTTCATGGAAAAATAAAGAAGTATACGTTCAGAATTTTTCCACTAGCTTACCTTATGATGTCCAGGTAGCCATTGTTCATGCTCTGCCAGGATGCGAGAGGGCTCAAATTACGAGAGCTGGCTACGCTATTGAGTATGATTATGTTATTCCCACACAACTTTATTCATCTCTTGAAACCAAAAAAGTTAAAGGGCTATTTTGTGCCGGACAGATTAATGGAACGTCAGGTTATGAAGAGGCTGCTGCTCAGGGGCTTATGGCGGGTATTAATGCCACGTTGTCTGTTCGTAATGAGGAACCTCTTATTCTTAGAAGATCTGATGCATATATTGGGGTGCTTATCGATGATTTGGTTACTAAAGGTACAAATGAACCCTATCGTATGTTGACGAGTCGTTGCGAATATCGTCTTCTTCTTCGTTTTGACAATGCTGACCGTCGGCTTGCACCTATAGGAAGAAAATTAGGGCTTATTGATGATGACCGATGGAATCAAATACAGAAAAAATGGAACGTTGTCGATCAAGAAATAGAAAGGCTTTCACAGATTAGAATTACTCCGTCAAGTGAAGTTAATGGTTGGTTAAATAGCATAGGTTCTTCTCCTCTTGAAGAGGGGGTACGTGCAAAAGATCTTTTGTGCAGGCCTGAAGTAACATATGGAGGTCTGCAACCATTTTTGCCTGCTCTTGACTATACATTAACTGATGAAGAGGCTCAAAGTCTTACTATTGAGATTAAATATGCAGGGTATATTGAACGCCAGAAGAGACAGGTTCTTCGGCTTCATAAAGGGGAAAAAATCTATATTCCTGATGATTTTTCTTACGATGAAGTTCCTGGGCTCCTTGCTGAAAGCCGTCAAAAACTAGAAAAGATAAAGCCCCAAAATCTTGCTCAAGCCAGTCGTATTTCTGGTGTTACTCCGGCAGATATTCAACTTCTGTCTGTCTATCTTGAGACAAGAAGGAGGCGGAAAAAAAGTGAGGTTACGGCGTCGTAA